In the genome of Oncorhynchus nerka isolate Pitt River linkage group LG27, Oner_Uvic_2.0, whole genome shotgun sequence, the window TTATCACATACAACATGAGGAAGAGTCTGGACCTAGACGTGGACGGCTGCATCCTGGTGCCTGGTGAGAAGAGGAGTCTGCTGGAATGTGGATTCAACGTCACGGCCAAGACCATCTTCATCATCCACGGCTGGACGGTAAAACAGACTCCCTTCTCGACTATCCTCACACAGTTTAATGAGTCTTTTGTGtttttagaagtgtgtgtgtgtgtgtgatagtttgAGGATCACTCACTCTTTGAGAACCCCCCCAGATGAGTGGGATGTTTGAGAGTTGGATGCGAAAGCTGGTGGCGGCCATGATGCAGCGAGAGCCAGAGGCCAACGTAGTCATCGTTGAATGGCTGCCCATGGCCCACCAGCTCTACCCCGACGCTGTCAATCACACCCACCAAGTCGGCCTCAGCGTCGCCACCACCATCAACTGGCTCCAGGTTTGTAATTGAATTGACTTGATAGTTATGTGGTGTCTTCTATGGGTGAATTTGGTTTGTATACATTGATCTCTAGGCTTACAAATAATGAACAGGAGGACAGTACTGTCTCCAGAAGCTTAGCAGATCCAGGACACATGGAGTCCAGTGTGCTAGAGCACAGCTGAGTAGCCTAACACCCTTCCAAGCCAACCAACTGGCTACTGTAGTAGTAATGTGTTGCGCAGAATTGGCTTGCAGGGAAGGTTTCCCTTAGCAACAGAACAGCCTGGAAGCCGCTGGCAACCTTTGCAGGTGTGGGTGGGAACTCTGGGATTCTAGAATTCTTATGAGTTCTGGGTATGCTGAcatttggttggttggttggcacTCGGCAGATGCTCTTGAGGAAGAGTTGTCCTGTATCTAGTTTTGCGATTGGAATGGCTCCTCACGAGCCAATGGCTGCATTCCcagtcctctcccctcattcGGGACTTGACTTCCACTAAAAGCAGAGACTGGGTTTAGCTCAAATCCACTTCTTTCCTTTTCACTCATCTAGTCTGTTCAGGTGGATGATTGAGGGGAAAGGAGGCTTTTTAACAGTATTGGGACGCATCCAACGTCTCATTCAGGCTCATGTCCCCTGAACCAGATCAGGACATGGCTGACACGCGAGCCCAGGGTTCAGGCTGTGGATAGGGGAGTAGATTGAGGCAGAAGGTAGAGGTGCTGTTGCATGGAAGGAAGAGTGGGAACGTATTCTGCCCTCATTATCTCCGCTGGGATTGGCTGGTGCCCAGGGAATGACTGACTGCTATTGGCCAAGGGCCAGGTCTTGTTCAGTGTAGCAGCAgctgatgtgtgtgttgtcttgtatTCGATAGGAGGAACAGCAGATGCCTTTGCAGAATGTGCACCTGATTGGCTACAGCTTGGGGGCCCATGTGGCGGGCTACGCTGGCACGTTTGTGCGAGGGAGCGTCGGCCGAATCACAGGTAAGTGGCTCGACGACGGTGTGACATCACTCACTGTTGCTCCTTTAAAACTCTGACCTCTCATGACCCTTTGGCACGGTGCCAAGGTCCTGTAAATCAAACTCTATACTAGTCCAATAGGAAATAAGTACCCATTAGGGTAAAGCTCCATATCGTCCAATAGGAAACAAGTACCCAGTAGGGTAAAGCTCCATATCGTCCAATAGGAAACAAGTACCCATTAGGGTAAAGCTCCATATAGTCAAATATCTAACTCGCGTCAAACACGTCTTTATGGAGTGACGGATGTGTTAAGATGTCTATAGTTTCGGTTGTATTGACTGTATGCCTACAGATGTTAGACACATGTTAGACACAACCCCTTGTCTTGTCCACCAAATGAGACGTTCCtgtccccccccatctctcctatAGGTCTAGACCCGGCAGGGCCCATGTTTGAGGGGGTGGGGGATGAGAAGCGCCTCTCTTCGGACGACGCTGACTTCGTAGATGTCCTGCATACGTACACGCGCGAGGCTCTGGGAGTGAGCATAGGCATCCAGCAACCTATCGGAGACATCGACATCTATCCCAACGGAGGAGACGTGCAGCCGGGCTGTGACCTGACCAGCGTGCTGACCAGCGCCTCCGGAGGAAGTGAGTAGTCACCGAGACGTGGAGACCAACATCTTCTGAATCTTTCCCAAATTTAGTTTTTAATTATTATGACTTTTATTTTAATAAATCTCGCTTGGTGGATTCTCTTGTAAATACAGTCCCTCCTGGTTCCAGGAATCCTCCAAACAAGATTTCTGAAACTCTGGGAGTTCTGCAACCTTAATTTGGACAGAGTACCGTTCTGGTTTAGCTGTTGTGAGTTAATCTGACCCGTCCTTCCCTCTCCAGACTTCATGGATGTGATGAAGTGTGAGCACGAGCGAGCCGTACACCTGTTTGTGGACTCTCTGCTTAGCAAGGAACACACGAGCTTCGCTTACCAGTGCACAGACCCTGAACGCTTCAAGAAGGGCATCTGCCTGAGCTGTCGTAAGAACCGCTGCAACCAGATGGGTTACAACGCCAAGAAGACGAGGAAGAGGCGCAACAGCAAGATGTACCTGAAGACCCGCGCCGACACACCCTTCGGAGGTGAGCTGTGTTTTGTAGCCCTATGGTTGGTTTAGTGGTTccaacaaactgtaaccaggttCTAGTTTTTCCTCCTTTTCTTGAACTTACTAGTGTGCTCTGGGTTTAAAGCCTCCTGCTCTGGGTTTAAAGCCTCCTGCTCTGGGTTTAAAGCCTCCTGCTCTGGGTTTAAAGCCTCCTGCTCTGGGTTTAAAGCCTCCTGCTCTGGGTTTAAAGCCTCCTGCTCTGGGTTTAAAGCCTCCTGCTGTGGGCTCTGGGTTTAAAGCCTCCTGCTCTGGGTTTAAAGCCTCCTGCTCTGGGTTTAAAGTCTCCTGCTGTGGGCTCTGGGTTTAAAGtctcctgctgtgggtttaaagTCTCCTGCTGTGGGCTCTGGGTTTAAAGtctcctgctgtgggtttaaagTCTCCTGCTGTGGGCTCTGGGTTTAAAGCCTCCTGCTGTTATAAATCTACATCTGTAATGCCTTGTTTCTTATCTCTTGGCTACTGGTACTGATATCTCAACTTGTTTTGACACACCTTGCAGTCATAAAGCTACTGTAATCTCATGTATAAATTAAATCTTTGCCCCTAGTGTTGATGGAAGTGATTTTTAACCCTCTTGGGCTGTTTGTCCCTCCTAGGGATCCATTATCAGATGAAGATGCATGTGTTCAACAGAAAGCAGGCTGACGACGCTGACCCGACCTTCTACGTGAAACTGTATGGCGCTCACAACGACAGCACAGACTTGCATGTAGACATGTGAGTACATGGTGTTTACTAGACTAGACCTAAAACCCCAAGATGAAAGGTCTTGAGTAGTACTATAGCGCCGATATTGTGACTTGTACTAGGTGTCAAAGCTGGTGTGTTGGGGGTGGGGGAAAAAAAACCTCTGTACTGAATGGGTTAAGTTAGGATTGTGGTGCTGCTCATTTGAATGTGTGGGTTTTGATCAAGCCCTTAACTTCTCACTTAATAGCAAATAAGTGAAAACTATTTACTGTTTGTAAATGACCTGTGATTGACCCTTTTGTGTGTCGCCCCCCCTTCCAGTCCTAACAAAGTGGGTTTGAACCTGACCAACACCTTCCTGGTCTTCACCGAGGATGACATTGGGGACCTGCTGAAGATCCGTCTGAGCTGGGAGGGGGCGTCTGAGTCCTTCGGGTCCTTCTGGAAAAACATTAAGAAGAACTTCTGGGACTGGAAGAGCAGCAGCAAGCCCACCAACCAGGTGTTGGAGGTCCGTAGGATCCGTGTCAAGTGTGGAGAAACGCAGAAGAAGTAAGTTGGGGTGGGAGAACAGCGGCAgccattttgtttatttttttagaaATGCTAGTTGTAATTCCATTGGGTGGTTGGTAGTTCACCACGGCGACCATCTGATTTGATAAAACACTCATAAACTGGGATGTTGTCATTAGTCaattatacttttttttgttCTTTTCACCATCATAAACTGGGACTCTGCTTTGGCATATTTAGTTAAGTGTCTTACTCTTTgccttttttgtgtgtgttgtcttACACTTCTCATATTGACCATTTTTCCTTGTTTGTGCTTGTGTAGGTTCACGTTCTGTGCCCAGGACCCCTCGTTGACTGAGATCACTCCAGGACAGGGGATCACGTACGTCAAGTGTCGCGACGGCTGGGAGGTAAAACCCAGTAACAAAAGGTACAGCCCATTCAAATCGTGTTTTGTTGAATTCCCTAACGGTGTCTTATTTTGACTCTGTATAAATCTTTATTACTTTAAACCATTAGGTCCTGAGATTGTCAGTCTGATGTCAATCATGGTTATTGATTGTTCCTCTTGTTCTGATTTGACAGATTACACACATAAGGATTCAGGACTTCAACGATCAATACACTGTCACCATGGGAACCCGACGGTGGGAAGAAAGAACCGCCACCTCCTCGTCTGAGCTCCTGGATGGTTTCCGTTGGTTACTGATGCTCGCATGACTCCGGTCTCTGTCAAATGGGACGACGGGAGGCACGTGCTGTGGGAGGGTTTGGGGCGGTCCTTAATTGTACTGTCTGTCAGGACTGTCTTGACGATTCTTAGTGTTTCTTTGTGCAGACTGGCAGTCAACTCGGATTAGGAAAATGGTGTTCAAATGTGTTATCGGACATTCCCCAACAAACCTAGTCTCTttactgtatattttttaaattaatttatgaAGAATGGAAGCACTGCGAGACCTTTATTTATCAACCCCCAAGTACAGCCTGTACTGACGCACATTACATTTGAATTGTTTCATATTTGTGAGTTGCAGTATTTGTCTGCTTGCGTTTTGAGTGTATGTCTTTTTGTTATTTGTGTAGTATgaccgtggtgtgtgtgtgtgagctcttTTGGGTAGAGCGAGCCGACTGAGATTAACGTGACTACACTGTATCACTGAAGGAGGTGACTGGCTGCATTCACATGATCTTTCACTGCATTGTGACTTCTGTGTACCATAgtagtttgtgtatataatgtaacTAACATTTTGTTTTTTTCCTAAATAAATTAACTCACTTATTTTTAATTCTGTTTTGTCCTTTTATCTTTGGCTGGATGGCCATACCAAGGTGTGGTCTGACGTTTGGCTCTTTAAGTATACTTGAAATTACAAGGTTTACTAACCGAGTAGAGCACTACTAAAATATGGCACCCATTTTGAGTTGCTTTAACTTAAAGCCCCAAAATCTGATAATttctcagtgtttatagtgtagtGACTATAAGTTGACTTAATGACTTAGGTCCATGTTAAGTCTACTTGCAGTCAAttcggaaaagtattcagaccccttaactttctGCACATgtaaatcctcaatctacacactaccccataacgaGAAAgctaaaactgttttttagacatttttgcagatGTCTTAAGATTACtgcaatgtagaataatagtgaaaacaaactatgaaataacacatacggaatcatgtagtaaccataagtgttaaatcaaaaaaatatttgagatttttcaaagtagccaccctttgccttgacagctttgcaaacttggcattctctcaaccagcttcatgaggtattcacatggaatgcatttcaatgaactggtgccttgttaatttgaggaatttctttaatgtatttgagccaatcagttgtgttacaaggtaggggtagggttggtatacagaacagccctatttagtaaaagaccaCGCCCATATGGCAAGAACTGCTCAGAAATGAGCAAAGAGAAACggcagtccattactttaagacatgaaggtcagtcaatctggaacatttcaagaactttgaaagttcaaGTGCAATtgcaaaaaaacatcaagcgctatgatgaaactggctctcatggggACCCCACAAGAATGAaatacccagagttacttctgctgcagaggataagttcattagaggtacCAGCCTCAGAAGTTGCATTTTTACAGAGTAAACgtaagacacatctcaacatcaactgttcagagactgcgtgaatcaggccttcatggttgaattgctgcaaagaaactactactaaaggacaccaataagaacagacttgcttgggccaagaaacatgagcactGGACATGAGACCGGTAGATTGTCCTTTGGTcaaatgagtccaaatttgagatttttggttccaaccgcctcatctttgtgagacgcagaggaggtgaacggatgatctccgcatgtgtggtttccactgtgaagcatggaagaagaggtgtgatggtgtgggggtgctttgctgctgacactgtgcgatttatttagaattctaagcacacttaaccagcatgctgCCGCAGCATTCTGCagtaatacgccatcccatctggtttgcgcctgTAGCGTTGTCTTAGGTATCTCACAGTACTGACATCGCAATGTATTGCCTTGGCCACATccgcagtcctcatgcctccttgcagcatgcctaaggcacgttcacgcagatgagcagggaccctgggcatctttcttttggtgtttttttagagtcagtagaatgatagtgtcctaagttttcataactgtgatcttaattgcctaccgtctgtaagctgttagggtcttaatgaccgttccacaggtgcatgtgcattaattgtttatggttcattgaacaagcatgggaaacagtgttttaaaccctttacaatgaagatctgtgaagttatttggatttttacgaattagctttaaaagacagggtcctgaaaaagggacgtttcctatttttgctgagtttattctGATTTGTTGAATTTTTTgggggttattacatgattccatatgtgttatttcaaagttttgatgtcttcactattattctacaatgtagaaaatagtagaaaataaagaaaaaacattgaatgtgtaggtgtgtccaaacttttaactgttactgtaagtgttcagacccttttgcTTTGAGACTCAACATTTAGATTCGTTGCgtactgtttccattgatcacccttgagatgtttctacaacttgaattggagtccacctgtagtaaattcgaTTGATTTGACATGATGGAAAggtgcacacctgtctatataaggccccaTAGTCGACAGTCAGAGCAAAacaaacaagccatgaggtttaaggaattgtccgtagagcctcGAGACAGGACAGTGaggaggcacagatttggggtaCCAAAaggttaccaaaaaatgtctgcagcatcgaaggtccccaagaacacagtggcctccatcattcttaaatggaagaagtttgaaaccaccaagactcttcctagagctggccgcccggacaaactgagcaattggtggaggggcttggtcagggaggtgaccaagaacccgatggtcactctgacagatctcctctgtggagatgggagaaccttccagaaggacaatcatctctgcagcactccaccaatcaggcctttatagtagaggggccagacggaagccactcctcggtaaaaAGCACATGAAAGGCACACGTTTAACGACTCAATCAAATTCCCCACGTTCAGGACAAGCGGAGATCAGGAAATCAACCTCATTCCTCCCTACAGCTCGTTGTTGATTTCCTAAAACACGTGATTACCCCCAAAATACGTCACTGAAGATCTGAACATCTGGAAAATAACCATTTGATCTACAGCTACATGATTGATATGTTAATTTTTATAAGTTAAtatagaaagtattcagaccccttgacttttttccacattttgttttactCTACAGCCttatttctaaaatgtattaaatcgtaccccccccccccccccccccaaccctcatcagtctacacacaataccccataatgacaaagcagataCTGTTTTGGGGGATTTGTTTTTGCAAAACAAGCAGAATTATAACATTCACATAAGTAATTAGACTTTGAGCGAGTGtgcatatgaagtggctatgttgagcgtaaaagtgatagtttgaaacaggtcctatagacggtagatttagagttatttagcAACTTTAGTTgttgaatgatacaaaccttaaaATGTCTCAGAAATCAAAACATAAATAGGCTACTGATGATCTGGGAAGTAACAAAAAACAATCTTGCAactctgttccttgcctcaggctgcacacgTTGTTCTCTCATCAACTTCTCTCATAATTTTCACTATTTCAAATAGTAATTTGTCTTTAGTAATATGTCAAAATGACTTTAGATTCAGAATGGTTGATGATCAAATTGGCAGAAACAGGGTGCAGGGGAATGACACGTAACCCATATGCATTCCGATAGTGGATGGAGGCCACTTTCAGCTGGTTTGTTTTTCAGGCTACTCCGGTTATTTCACTCCAGgcatcaaccactgtttgagaAGCATGCAGCCTCTTGCTAAGTGCAACAGGGTGATATTCTGCCAAAACTCTGTCTGCCATTGGGCTCTCTGACCCTTTTCCTGCATTTACCTAGTGCTTAgtttgggaaaccaagtgaaaaAATCTGTTCAGGAATATTTGAAAGTAAAAATCGAGAAAGCAatgaagcagagagaggagatggaaacgGACGGTAGGTTGAGATATTCTGTATAGCGAAAGGTCATGTGTCAGTCTATTAACtattaaaatatataaaaatgctCTATTACTTCAAATTAAAATTCACTATAATTACAGGCTAACTCTGTAAGACACCCTGtacaatcaatgaaccaacagcatcgccTAGGGCTCTACAGGGCTCTACCGGGCTCTACCGGGCTCTACAGGGCTCTACAGGGCTCTACTGGGCTCTACAGGGCTCTACCGGGCTCTACCGGGCTCTACAGGGCTCTACCGGGCTCTACAGGGCTCTACCCGGGCTCTACAGGGCTCTACAGGGCTCTACGGGGATCTACAGGGCTCTCCAGGGCTCTACAGGGCTCTACGGGGATCTACAGGGCTCTCCAGGGCTCTACCGGGCTCTACAGGGCTCTACAGGGCTCTACAGGGCTCTACCGGGCTCTACAGGGCTCTACAGGGCTCTACCGGGCTCTACCCGGCTCTACAGGGCTCTACGGGGATCTACAGGGCTCTCCGGGGCTCTCCGGGGCTCTACGGGGCTCTATGGGGAACTACAGGGCTCTCCAGGGctctgcagggctctccagggcTCTACAGGGCTCTACCGGGCTCTACAGGGCTCTACAGGGCTCTACAGGGCTCTACCGGCCTCTACCGGGCTCTACAGGGCTCTACAGAGCTCTACCGGGCTCTACCCGGCGCTACCGGGCTCTACAGGGCTCTACAGGGCTCTCCAGGGCTCTACCGGGCTCTACAGGGCTCTACCGGGCTCTACAGGGCTCTACAGGGCTCTACCGGGCTCTACAGGGCTCTACCGGGCTCTACAGGGCTCTACGGGGCTCTACGGGGATCTACAGGGCTCTCCAGGGCTCTACAGGGCTCTACGGGGATCTACAGGGCTCTACAGGGCTCTACCGGGCTCTACCCGGCTCTACCGGGCTCTCCAGAGCTCTACAGGGCTCTACAGGGCTCTACCGGGCTCTACAGGGCTCTACAGGGCTCTACCGGGCTCTACAGGGCTCTACAGGGCTCTACCGGGCTCTACAGGGCTCTACAGAGCTCTACGGGGATCTACAGGGCTCTCCAGGGCTCTACAGGGCTCTACGGGGATCTACAGGGCTCTACAGGGCTCTACAGGGCTCTACAGGGCTCTAACGTTACATCTTTCGATGCATTTGCCttgagtggttagagggacaaatAGAGCCCTGAGTAGAAGGCTAATTAGCAACATGATGGTCATTACCGAGGTGGGTACTACCAGCCCAAGTCACGAGAGAATAAGAGGAGATTACAGTGACTCAACGGTCACGTGGAAATTTTACTGCGGTCACGACTCATGACTGTCGGTGTTGTGGTTTACACGGTCACAGCGACAGCCCTAGAAACAGCCCTAGAAACAGCCCTAGAAACAGCCCTAGACACAGCCCTAGAAACAGCCCTAGAAACAGCCCTAGAAACAGCCCTAGACACAGCCCTAGAAACAGCCCTAGACACAGCCCTAGAAACAGCCCTAGACACAGCCCTAGACACAGCCCTAGAAACAGCCCTAGAAACAGCCCTAGACACAGCCCTAGAAACAGCCCTAGAAACAGCCCTAGAAACAGCCCTAGAAACAGCCCAAGAAACAGCCCTAGAAACAGCCCAAGAAACAGCCCCAGAAACAGCCCTAGACACAGCCCTAGAAACAGCCCTAGACACAGCCCTAGAAACAGCCCTAGACGGGCTGTTGCTAGTAACGTTTCAACTACTTACAACTTCTTAACTGTTGCAAATCTTACTACTTCTTAACACCAGCAAAAATCTGTGACCGTTGCAGCTAGATTTGATTGAATTATGCAGTATGCGTAACGTCTGTAACGAGAGTGCTGTGACTGGTCCACAGAGTAGTTGTGTGAATGCCCTGCTCTCTATCGCCACCTCTGGGTCTGCATGGTGTGGCAGGATGTAACAGCAGGCTCTACGGTCTGGCAATTGTGACGCAGGTtgtccgttttttttttttttaatgggggGCTGCGTCTCATTCAACCGCTTTCATGTGATGTGGAATGTGGCATAGCTACTGTAATGGGTGCCTACTGTACTCAGACACACACCCATAGCCCTGTTCTCATGCTTTTGTTTGGTTAGAAACATTCCAC includes:
- the LOC115126136 gene encoding endothelial lipase-like isoform X1: MKNSTFLLWNFLLCAVAFFVSGADENTIFKGKNEEFKVPSGEDETVHDLITYNMRKSLDLDVDGCILVPGEKRSLLECGFNVTAKTIFIIHGWTMSGMFESWMRKLVAAMMQREPEANVVIVEWLPMAHQLYPDAVNHTHQVGLSVATTINWLQEEQQMPLQNVHLIGYSLGAHVAGYAGTFVRGSVGRITGLDPAGPMFEGVGDEKRLSSDDADFVDVLHTYTREALGVSIGIQQPIGDIDIYPNGGDVQPGCDLTSVLTSASGGNFMDVMKCEHERAVHLFVDSLLSKEHTSFAYQCTDPERFKKGICLSCRKNRCNQMGYNAKKTRKRRNSKMYLKTRADTPFGGIHYQMKMHVFNRKQADDADPTFYVKLYGAHNDSTDLHVDIPNKVGLNLTNTFLVFTEDDIGDLLKIRLSWEGASESFGSFWKNIKKNFWDWKSSSKPTNQVLEVRRIRVKCGETQKKFTFCAQDPSLTEITPGQGITYVKCRDGWEVKPSNKRLHT
- the LOC115126136 gene encoding endothelial lipase-like isoform X2 encodes the protein MKNSTFLLWNFLLCAVAFFVSGADENTIFKDEEFKVPSGEDETVHDLITYNMRKSLDLDVDGCILVPGEKRSLLECGFNVTAKTIFIIHGWTMSGMFESWMRKLVAAMMQREPEANVVIVEWLPMAHQLYPDAVNHTHQVGLSVATTINWLQEEQQMPLQNVHLIGYSLGAHVAGYAGTFVRGSVGRITGLDPAGPMFEGVGDEKRLSSDDADFVDVLHTYTREALGVSIGIQQPIGDIDIYPNGGDVQPGCDLTSVLTSASGGNFMDVMKCEHERAVHLFVDSLLSKEHTSFAYQCTDPERFKKGICLSCRKNRCNQMGYNAKKTRKRRNSKMYLKTRADTPFGGIHYQMKMHVFNRKQADDADPTFYVKLYGAHNDSTDLHVDIPNKVGLNLTNTFLVFTEDDIGDLLKIRLSWEGASESFGSFWKNIKKNFWDWKSSSKPTNQVLEVRRIRVKCGETQKKFTFCAQDPSLTEITPGQGITYVKCRDGWEVKPSNKRLHT